A region from the Perca fluviatilis chromosome 16, GENO_Pfluv_1.0, whole genome shotgun sequence genome encodes:
- the LOC120544486 gene encoding reticulon-4 receptor-like 1, which yields MFRRGYGGVELLLVLCGLDLSLPPPPPPLPHQTPPPPPPQAHNLPPPEGIPAQSERVFLQNNKIQRLLRGHFSPTTTMLWLYSNNISYIQPSTFHGFDRLEELDLGDNRHLQAVASDTFLGLGRLHALHLYHCGLITLPPGIFAGLHNLQYLYLQDNQLEFLEDDLFIDLLNLSHLFLHGNKLWSLRQNTFRGLGVLDRLLLHQNRIQWVDRQAFHDLRRLTTLYLFNNSLTELSGSSLTVLPALEYLRLNDNPWECDCKALSLWDWLRRFRGSTSSLMCVLPPELAEKDLKMLKKEELPSCLSGEGHAHGAPGGEMEHGESLNHLNRHRNHHNHHQRPYLPHGDQYSLPSPSPLPRPPKGGRRNCTRRGRKAKGGVNEVQVLREEDEKDYTPDGGKYDLSGTGRRKNKCIPRTSVGPPSGVQRANNKAGSHIADYIFCLPSALLLSLISVILR from the exons GTTATGGTGGGGTGGAGTTACTGTTGGTGCTGTGTGGCctggatctctctctccccccccccccccccccccttccacaCCAAA cccccccccccccccccccccaggcccACAACCTCCCCCCGCCTGAGGGCATCCCTGCCCAGAGCGAGCGCGTCTTTCTGCAGAACAACAAGATCCAGCGGCTACTTCGAGGCCACTTCTCGCCCACCACAACCATGTTGTGGCTTTACTCTAACAACATCTCCTACATACAACCCTCCACCTTCCACGGCTTTGACCGTCTGGAGGAGCTCGATCTCGGGGACAACAGGCACCTGCAGGCCGTTGCGTCCGATACTTTCCTGGGCCTGGGTAGGCTACATGCCCTGCACCTATACCACTGTGGCCTGATCACCCTGCCTCCAGGGATCTTTGCAGGCCTCCATAATCTCCAGTATCTCTACTTACAG GATAACCAGTTAGAGTTCCTGGAGGACGATCTGTTCATCGACCTCCTGAACCTCAGTCACCTTTTTCTGCATGGCAATAAACTATGGAGCCTTCGCCAAAACACTTTCCGTGGTCTGGGGGTCTTAGACCGCCTGCTTCTCCACCAGAACCGAATCCAGTGGGTTGACCGCCAGGCTTTCCATGACCTGCGGCGCCTCACCACCCTGTACCTGTTTAACAACTCTCTGACTGAGCTATCCGGATCCAGCTTGACTGTACTGCCTGCCCTGGAGTACCTACGACTTAACGACAACCCCTGGGAGTGTGACTGCAAGGCGCTGTCACTTTGGGATTGGCTGAGGAGGTTCAGAGGCTCCACCTCCTCTCTGATGTGTGTTTTACCACCAGAGCTGGCAGAGAAGGACCTGAAAATGCTTAAGAAAGAGGAGCTGCCCAGTTGCCTGTCAGGAGAGGGTCATGCACATGGTGCCCCAGGTGGTGAGATGGAGCATGGAGAGTCTTTGAACCACCTGAATCGTCACAGAAACCATCACAACCACCATCAGCGGCCATACCTGCCCCACGGGGATCAGTACAGCTTGCCTTCACCCTCGCCCCTGCCGCGGCCACCTAAGGGAGGCCGCAGAAACTGCACCCGCCGGGGCCGCAAGGCTAAAGGGGGAGTCAATGAGGTGCAGGTACTACGGGAGGAGGATGAAAAAGACTATACTCCAGATGGAGGTAAATATGACCTGTCTGGAACTGGAAGGAGGAAGAACAAGTGCATCCCCAGGACTTCTGTCGGCCCACCAAGTGGGGTCCAGAGAGCCAATAATAAagcagggtcacacattgcagattatattttctgtttaccATCAGCTCTGCTGCTGTCACTCATCTCTGTCATCCTACGCTGA